One part of the Carassius gibelio isolate Cgi1373 ecotype wild population from Czech Republic chromosome B6, carGib1.2-hapl.c, whole genome shotgun sequence genome encodes these proteins:
- the adam23a gene encoding disintegrin and metalloproteinase domain-containing protein 23 isoform X2, protein MRLIFHLCLLATIFLSVPSSIASASTVSSSLHNEDLRGQHMSETRREATAAAPGNSTGRETVDYEVTITYPSRLIYFLNEESESTDHDLDTRARNQAGDGQVVHLAQASFQLDAFGTTFILDLTLNNDLLSSDYMEIHYEKDKPVLSRGGEHCYYHGRVRGKEDSRVALSTCDGLHGMFDDGDFVYLIEPLKQTHTMETEARPHTLRRTSSLHVTSLPGDWAADDPFEEKEEVKRIFASMPWLKRRRKRAMPRNVFEEMKYLEIMIVADHKTFKRHKSKKHTRNFAKSVVNFVDAIFKEQLNTRVVLVAVEIWTDRDRIPLSVKPLEMLRDFSKYRQQNININADAVHLFTNVTFHYGRSGVAYIGGVCSRERGIGVNEFGSTWTMAASLSQSLAQNLGIQWDPLTRRKECGCMESWVGCIMEDTGVQHPRRFSKCSITDYRNFLLRGGASCLFNKPNKLFEATECGNGYVEVGEECDCGARMECYKDCCKKCSLSNGAHCSDGPCCNNTCLFYPRGYSCRYAVNDCDISETCSGDSGQCPPNLHKQDGYSCQLNQGRCYSGECKTRDSQCKYIWGPKAGGSEKHCYEKLNTEGTEKGNCGRDGDKWVPCSKHDVFCGYLLCSNIGRIPRIGTLKGDVTPTTFNHQGRLVDCSGGHVLLDDDTDLGYVEDGMPCGPSMMCLEQKCLPISSLNLTACPSGPGGRVCSSHGVCNNEATCTCDATWAGTDCSMHDPPKEPPVIEDPGPKVSVATNRLIGAVAGTILALGVIFGGTGWGIENVKKRRYDPNASAI, encoded by the exons ATGCGTCTGATATTCCATCTGTGTCTGCTCGCTACCATATTTCTTTCCGTGCCATCTTCTATCGCCTCAGCCTCAACGG TTTCCAGCTCCCTACATAATGAGGATCTCAGGGGTCAGCACATGTCTGAGACCCGGCGAGAAGCCACAGCAGCAGCACCGGGCAATTCCACGGGAAGAGAAACCGTAGACTATGAGGTCACCATCACATATCCCTCCCGGCTCATCTACTTCTTAAATGAGGAGTCGGAGAGCACGGATCATGACCTGGACACTCGGGCGAGGAACCAGGCCGGTGATGGACAG GTTGTCCACCTGGCCCAAGCAAGTTTCCAGCTGGACGCCTTTGGCACCACATTCATTTTGGACCTTACTTTGAACAa TGATCTGCTCTCTTCAGATTATATGGAAATCCACTATGAGAAAGACAAGCCCGTTCTCTCCAGG ggTGGGGAACACTGCTACTACCATGGCCGCGTGAGAGGAAAAGAAGACTCCCGTGTAGCTTTATCCACCTGCGACGGGCTTCA TGGGATGTTTGATGACGGTGATTTTGTCTATCTCATCGAGCCTCTGAAACAGACTCACACCATG GAAACAGAAGCACGACCCCACACTTTGCGCCGAACATCTTCGCTCCATGTGACCTCTCTCCCAGGTGACTGGG CTGCTGATGACccatttgaggaaaaagaagaGGTGAAACGTATTTTTGCTAGCATGCCTTGGCTAAAGAGAAGGAGGAAAAGAGCT ATGCCGCGTAACGTTTTTGAGGAAATGAAGTATCTGGAAATAATGATTGTCGCTGACCACAAAACG TTTAAAAGGCATAAGAGTAAAAAGCATACCAGGAACTTTGCCAAATCAGTTGTCAACTTTGTAGATGCT ATTTTTAAGGAGCAGCTGAACACGCGTGTGGTATTAGTTGCTGTGGAGATTTGGACTGACAGGGACCGGATTCCGCTGAGCGTGAAACCATTGGAAATGTTACGAGATTTTTCAAAGTATAGACAACAGAACATTAACATCAATGCTGATGCCGTGCACCTCTTCAC GAATGTGACGTTTCATTACGGTCGGAGCGGTGTTGCGTATATTGGTGGTGTGTGTTCCAGAGAAAGAGGAATTGGTGTTAATGAG TTTGGTAGCACATGGACAATGGctgcctctctctctcagagCTTAGCACAGAATCTGGGTATCCAATGGGATCCTCTGACCAGGAGGA AGGAGTGCGGCTGCATGGAGTCATGGGTGGGATGTATAATGGAAGACACTGG AGTGCAACACCCGCGCAGGTTTTCCAAATGCAGCATTACTGACTACAGGAACTTTCTTCTAAGAGGTGGTGCTTCATGTCTGTTTAACAAACCCAACAAG CTCTTTGAGGCTACAGAATGTGGGAATGGTTATGTGGAAGTGGGAGAGGAGTGTGACTGTGGGGCTCGAATg GAGTGCTATAAAGACTGCTGTAAAAAATGTTCTTTGTCTAATGGAGCGCACTGCAGTGACGGCCCCTGCTGCAACAACACATGCCTG TTCTACCCACGCGGATACAGCTGTCGATATGCTGTGAATGATTGTGACATATCAGAGACTTGTTCAGGAGACTCAGGACAG TGCCCTCCTAATCTTCATAAGCAAGATGGCTACTCTTGTCAGCTCAATCAG GGTCGCTGTTACAGTGGTGAATGTAAGACCCGGGACAGTCAGTGCAAATACATCTGGGGTCCAA AGGCTGGAGGGTCAGAAAAGCACTGTTATGAGAAGTTAAACACAGAGGGGACAGAAAAAGGGAACTGTGGGAGAGATGGAGACAAATGGGTGCCCTGCAGCAAACA TGATGTGTTCTGCGGGTACCTGCTGTGCTCTAACATTGGGAGAATCCCAAGGATCGGGACCCTGAAAGGCGACGTCACTCCCACCACATTTAACCATCAGGGGCGACTGGTGGATTGCAG TGGGGGACATGTGCTGTTGGATGATGACACTGATCTAGGGTATGTTGAAGATGGTATGCCATGTGGCCCCTCGATGATGTGCCTTGAACAGAAATGTCTACCCATCTCCTCCCTGAACCTCACAGCCTGTCCGTCTGGCCCAGGTGGCCGAGTCTGCTCTTCTCACGGC GTGTGCAATAATGAAGCAACCTGCACCTGTGATGCTACATGGGCAGGAACTGACTGCAGCATGCACGACCCCCCAAAAGAGCCGCCCGTCATCGAGGACCCAGGTCCCAAGG TGAGCGTGGCCACAAACAGGCTGATAGGGGCAGTGGCAGGGACCATTCTGGCCCTGGGGGTGATTTTTGGAGGCACAGGGTGGGGAATAGA AAATGTCAAGAAAAGACGATATGACCCTAACGCCAGTGCCATCTAA
- the adam23a gene encoding disintegrin and metalloproteinase domain-containing protein 23 isoform X4 — MRLIFHLCLLATIFLSVPSSIASASTVSSSLHNEDLRGQHMSETRREATAAAPGNSTGRETVDYEVTITYPSRLIYFLNEESESTDHDLDTRARNQAGDGQVVHLAQASFQLDAFGTTFILDLTLNNDLLSSDYMEIHYEKDKPVLSRGGEHCYYHGRVRGKEDSRVALSTCDGLHGMFDDGDFVYLIEPLKQTHTMETEARPHTLRRTSSLHVTSLPGDWAADDPFEEKEEVKRIFASMPWLKRRRKRAMPRNVFEEMKYLEIMIVADHKTFKRHKSKKHTRNFAKSVVNFVDAIFKEQLNTRVVLVAVEIWTDRDRIPLSVKPLEMLRDFSKYRQQNININADAVHLFTNVTFHYGRSGVAYIGGVCSRERGIGVNEFGSTWTMAASLSQSLAQNLGIQWDPLTRRKECGCMESWVGCIMEDTGVQHPRRFSKCSITDYRNFLLRGGASCLFNKPNKLFEATECGNGYVEVGEECDCGARMECYKDCCKKCSLSNGAHCSDGPCCNNTCLFYPRGYSCRYAVNDCDISETCSGDSGQCPPNLHKQDGYSCQLNQGRCYSGECKTRDSQCKYIWGPKAGGSEKHCYEKLNTEGTEKGNCGRDGDKWVPCSKHDVFCGYLLCSNIGRIPRIGTLKGDVTPTTFNHQGRLVDCSGGHVLLDDDTDLGYVEDGMPCGPSMMCLEQKCLPISSLNLTACPSGPGGRVCSSHGVCNNEATCTCDATWAGTDCSMHDPPKEPPVIEDPGPKVSVATNRLIGAVAGTILALGVIFGGTGWGIES; from the exons ATGCGTCTGATATTCCATCTGTGTCTGCTCGCTACCATATTTCTTTCCGTGCCATCTTCTATCGCCTCAGCCTCAACGG TTTCCAGCTCCCTACATAATGAGGATCTCAGGGGTCAGCACATGTCTGAGACCCGGCGAGAAGCCACAGCAGCAGCACCGGGCAATTCCACGGGAAGAGAAACCGTAGACTATGAGGTCACCATCACATATCCCTCCCGGCTCATCTACTTCTTAAATGAGGAGTCGGAGAGCACGGATCATGACCTGGACACTCGGGCGAGGAACCAGGCCGGTGATGGACAG GTTGTCCACCTGGCCCAAGCAAGTTTCCAGCTGGACGCCTTTGGCACCACATTCATTTTGGACCTTACTTTGAACAa TGATCTGCTCTCTTCAGATTATATGGAAATCCACTATGAGAAAGACAAGCCCGTTCTCTCCAGG ggTGGGGAACACTGCTACTACCATGGCCGCGTGAGAGGAAAAGAAGACTCCCGTGTAGCTTTATCCACCTGCGACGGGCTTCA TGGGATGTTTGATGACGGTGATTTTGTCTATCTCATCGAGCCTCTGAAACAGACTCACACCATG GAAACAGAAGCACGACCCCACACTTTGCGCCGAACATCTTCGCTCCATGTGACCTCTCTCCCAGGTGACTGGG CTGCTGATGACccatttgaggaaaaagaagaGGTGAAACGTATTTTTGCTAGCATGCCTTGGCTAAAGAGAAGGAGGAAAAGAGCT ATGCCGCGTAACGTTTTTGAGGAAATGAAGTATCTGGAAATAATGATTGTCGCTGACCACAAAACG TTTAAAAGGCATAAGAGTAAAAAGCATACCAGGAACTTTGCCAAATCAGTTGTCAACTTTGTAGATGCT ATTTTTAAGGAGCAGCTGAACACGCGTGTGGTATTAGTTGCTGTGGAGATTTGGACTGACAGGGACCGGATTCCGCTGAGCGTGAAACCATTGGAAATGTTACGAGATTTTTCAAAGTATAGACAACAGAACATTAACATCAATGCTGATGCCGTGCACCTCTTCAC GAATGTGACGTTTCATTACGGTCGGAGCGGTGTTGCGTATATTGGTGGTGTGTGTTCCAGAGAAAGAGGAATTGGTGTTAATGAG TTTGGTAGCACATGGACAATGGctgcctctctctctcagagCTTAGCACAGAATCTGGGTATCCAATGGGATCCTCTGACCAGGAGGA AGGAGTGCGGCTGCATGGAGTCATGGGTGGGATGTATAATGGAAGACACTGG AGTGCAACACCCGCGCAGGTTTTCCAAATGCAGCATTACTGACTACAGGAACTTTCTTCTAAGAGGTGGTGCTTCATGTCTGTTTAACAAACCCAACAAG CTCTTTGAGGCTACAGAATGTGGGAATGGTTATGTGGAAGTGGGAGAGGAGTGTGACTGTGGGGCTCGAATg GAGTGCTATAAAGACTGCTGTAAAAAATGTTCTTTGTCTAATGGAGCGCACTGCAGTGACGGCCCCTGCTGCAACAACACATGCCTG TTCTACCCACGCGGATACAGCTGTCGATATGCTGTGAATGATTGTGACATATCAGAGACTTGTTCAGGAGACTCAGGACAG TGCCCTCCTAATCTTCATAAGCAAGATGGCTACTCTTGTCAGCTCAATCAG GGTCGCTGTTACAGTGGTGAATGTAAGACCCGGGACAGTCAGTGCAAATACATCTGGGGTCCAA AGGCTGGAGGGTCAGAAAAGCACTGTTATGAGAAGTTAAACACAGAGGGGACAGAAAAAGGGAACTGTGGGAGAGATGGAGACAAATGGGTGCCCTGCAGCAAACA TGATGTGTTCTGCGGGTACCTGCTGTGCTCTAACATTGGGAGAATCCCAAGGATCGGGACCCTGAAAGGCGACGTCACTCCCACCACATTTAACCATCAGGGGCGACTGGTGGATTGCAG TGGGGGACATGTGCTGTTGGATGATGACACTGATCTAGGGTATGTTGAAGATGGTATGCCATGTGGCCCCTCGATGATGTGCCTTGAACAGAAATGTCTACCCATCTCCTCCCTGAACCTCACAGCCTGTCCGTCTGGCCCAGGTGGCCGAGTCTGCTCTTCTCACGGC GTGTGCAATAATGAAGCAACCTGCACCTGTGATGCTACATGGGCAGGAACTGACTGCAGCATGCACGACCCCCCAAAAGAGCCGCCCGTCATCGAGGACCCAGGTCCCAAGG TGAGCGTGGCCACAAACAGGCTGATAGGGGCAGTGGCAGGGACCATTCTGGCCCTGGGGGTGATTTTTGGAGGCACAGGGTGGGGAATAGA GTCCTAG
- the adam23a gene encoding disintegrin and metalloproteinase domain-containing protein 23 isoform X3 produces the protein MRLIFHLCLLATIFLSVPSSIASASTVSSSLHNEDLRGQHMSETRREATAAAPGNSTGRETVDYEVTITYPSRLIYFLNEESESTDHDLDTRARNQAGDGQVVHLAQASFQLDAFGTTFILDLTLNNDLLSSDYMEIHYEKDKPVLSRGGEHCYYHGRVRGKEDSRVALSTCDGLHGMFDDGDFVYLIEPLKQTHTMETEARPHTLRRTSSLHVTSLPGDWAADDPFEEKEEVKRIFASMPWLKRRRKRAMPRNVFEEMKYLEIMIVADHKTFKRHKSKKHTRNFAKSVVNFVDAIFKEQLNTRVVLVAVEIWTDRDRIPLSVKPLEMLRDFSKYRQQNININADAVHLFTNVTFHYGRSGVAYIGGVCSRERGIGVNEFGSTWTMAASLSQSLAQNLGIQWDPLTRRKECGCMESWVGCIMEDTGVQHPRRFSKCSITDYRNFLLRGGASCLFNKPNKLFEATECGNGYVEVGEECDCGARMECYKDCCKKCSLSNGAHCSDGPCCNNTCLFYPRGYSCRYAVNDCDISETCSGDSGQCPPNLHKQDGYSCQLNQGRCYSGECKTRDSQCKYIWGPKAGGSEKHCYEKLNTEGTEKGNCGRDGDKWVPCSKHDVFCGYLLCSNIGRIPRIGTLKGDVTPTTFNHQGRLVDCSGGHVLLDDDTDLGYVEDGMPCGPSMMCLEQKCLPISSLNLTACPSGPGGRVCSSHGVCNNEATCTCDATWAGTDCSMHDPPKEPPVIEDPGPKGPSATNLIIGSIAGAILMAAIVLGGTGWGFKVRV, from the exons ATGCGTCTGATATTCCATCTGTGTCTGCTCGCTACCATATTTCTTTCCGTGCCATCTTCTATCGCCTCAGCCTCAACGG TTTCCAGCTCCCTACATAATGAGGATCTCAGGGGTCAGCACATGTCTGAGACCCGGCGAGAAGCCACAGCAGCAGCACCGGGCAATTCCACGGGAAGAGAAACCGTAGACTATGAGGTCACCATCACATATCCCTCCCGGCTCATCTACTTCTTAAATGAGGAGTCGGAGAGCACGGATCATGACCTGGACACTCGGGCGAGGAACCAGGCCGGTGATGGACAG GTTGTCCACCTGGCCCAAGCAAGTTTCCAGCTGGACGCCTTTGGCACCACATTCATTTTGGACCTTACTTTGAACAa TGATCTGCTCTCTTCAGATTATATGGAAATCCACTATGAGAAAGACAAGCCCGTTCTCTCCAGG ggTGGGGAACACTGCTACTACCATGGCCGCGTGAGAGGAAAAGAAGACTCCCGTGTAGCTTTATCCACCTGCGACGGGCTTCA TGGGATGTTTGATGACGGTGATTTTGTCTATCTCATCGAGCCTCTGAAACAGACTCACACCATG GAAACAGAAGCACGACCCCACACTTTGCGCCGAACATCTTCGCTCCATGTGACCTCTCTCCCAGGTGACTGGG CTGCTGATGACccatttgaggaaaaagaagaGGTGAAACGTATTTTTGCTAGCATGCCTTGGCTAAAGAGAAGGAGGAAAAGAGCT ATGCCGCGTAACGTTTTTGAGGAAATGAAGTATCTGGAAATAATGATTGTCGCTGACCACAAAACG TTTAAAAGGCATAAGAGTAAAAAGCATACCAGGAACTTTGCCAAATCAGTTGTCAACTTTGTAGATGCT ATTTTTAAGGAGCAGCTGAACACGCGTGTGGTATTAGTTGCTGTGGAGATTTGGACTGACAGGGACCGGATTCCGCTGAGCGTGAAACCATTGGAAATGTTACGAGATTTTTCAAAGTATAGACAACAGAACATTAACATCAATGCTGATGCCGTGCACCTCTTCAC GAATGTGACGTTTCATTACGGTCGGAGCGGTGTTGCGTATATTGGTGGTGTGTGTTCCAGAGAAAGAGGAATTGGTGTTAATGAG TTTGGTAGCACATGGACAATGGctgcctctctctctcagagCTTAGCACAGAATCTGGGTATCCAATGGGATCCTCTGACCAGGAGGA AGGAGTGCGGCTGCATGGAGTCATGGGTGGGATGTATAATGGAAGACACTGG AGTGCAACACCCGCGCAGGTTTTCCAAATGCAGCATTACTGACTACAGGAACTTTCTTCTAAGAGGTGGTGCTTCATGTCTGTTTAACAAACCCAACAAG CTCTTTGAGGCTACAGAATGTGGGAATGGTTATGTGGAAGTGGGAGAGGAGTGTGACTGTGGGGCTCGAATg GAGTGCTATAAAGACTGCTGTAAAAAATGTTCTTTGTCTAATGGAGCGCACTGCAGTGACGGCCCCTGCTGCAACAACACATGCCTG TTCTACCCACGCGGATACAGCTGTCGATATGCTGTGAATGATTGTGACATATCAGAGACTTGTTCAGGAGACTCAGGACAG TGCCCTCCTAATCTTCATAAGCAAGATGGCTACTCTTGTCAGCTCAATCAG GGTCGCTGTTACAGTGGTGAATGTAAGACCCGGGACAGTCAGTGCAAATACATCTGGGGTCCAA AGGCTGGAGGGTCAGAAAAGCACTGTTATGAGAAGTTAAACACAGAGGGGACAGAAAAAGGGAACTGTGGGAGAGATGGAGACAAATGGGTGCCCTGCAGCAAACA TGATGTGTTCTGCGGGTACCTGCTGTGCTCTAACATTGGGAGAATCCCAAGGATCGGGACCCTGAAAGGCGACGTCACTCCCACCACATTTAACCATCAGGGGCGACTGGTGGATTGCAG TGGGGGACATGTGCTGTTGGATGATGACACTGATCTAGGGTATGTTGAAGATGGTATGCCATGTGGCCCCTCGATGATGTGCCTTGAACAGAAATGTCTACCCATCTCCTCCCTGAACCTCACAGCCTGTCCGTCTGGCCCAGGTGGCCGAGTCTGCTCTTCTCACGGC GTGTGCAATAATGAAGCAACCTGCACCTGTGATGCTACATGGGCAGGAACTGACTGCAGCATGCACGACCCCCCAAAAGAGCCGCCCGTCATCGAGGACCCAGGTCCCAAGG GTCCTAGCGCCACCAACCTTATCATAGGCTCCATCGCAGGGGCCATCCTGATGGCAGCCATAGTGCTGGGGGGGACGGGATGGGGATTTAA GGTGAGAGTTTGA
- the adam23a gene encoding disintegrin and metalloproteinase domain-containing protein 23 isoform X1: MRLIFHLCLLATIFLSVPSSIASASTVSSSLHNEDLRGQHMSETRREATAAAPGNSTGRETVDYEVTITYPSRLIYFLNEESESTDHDLDTRARNQAGDGQVVHLAQASFQLDAFGTTFILDLTLNNDLLSSDYMEIHYEKDKPVLSRGGEHCYYHGRVRGKEDSRVALSTCDGLHGMFDDGDFVYLIEPLKQTHTMETEARPHTLRRTSSLHVTSLPGDWAADDPFEEKEEVKRIFASMPWLKRRRKRAMPRNVFEEMKYLEIMIVADHKTFKRHKSKKHTRNFAKSVVNFVDAIFKEQLNTRVVLVAVEIWTDRDRIPLSVKPLEMLRDFSKYRQQNININADAVHLFTNVTFHYGRSGVAYIGGVCSRERGIGVNEFGSTWTMAASLSQSLAQNLGIQWDPLTRRKECGCMESWVGCIMEDTGVQHPRRFSKCSITDYRNFLLRGGASCLFNKPNKLFEATECGNGYVEVGEECDCGARMECYKDCCKKCSLSNGAHCSDGPCCNNTCLFYPRGYSCRYAVNDCDISETCSGDSGQCPPNLHKQDGYSCQLNQGRCYSGECKTRDSQCKYIWGPKAGGSEKHCYEKLNTEGTEKGNCGRDGDKWVPCSKHDVFCGYLLCSNIGRIPRIGTLKGDVTPTTFNHQGRLVDCSGGHVLLDDDTDLGYVEDGMPCGPSMMCLEQKCLPISSLNLTACPSGPGGRVCSSHGVCNNEATCTCDATWAGTDCSMHDPPKEPPVIEDPGPKGPSATNLIIGSIAGAILMAAIVLGGTGWGFKNVKKRRYDPNASAI, translated from the exons ATGCGTCTGATATTCCATCTGTGTCTGCTCGCTACCATATTTCTTTCCGTGCCATCTTCTATCGCCTCAGCCTCAACGG TTTCCAGCTCCCTACATAATGAGGATCTCAGGGGTCAGCACATGTCTGAGACCCGGCGAGAAGCCACAGCAGCAGCACCGGGCAATTCCACGGGAAGAGAAACCGTAGACTATGAGGTCACCATCACATATCCCTCCCGGCTCATCTACTTCTTAAATGAGGAGTCGGAGAGCACGGATCATGACCTGGACACTCGGGCGAGGAACCAGGCCGGTGATGGACAG GTTGTCCACCTGGCCCAAGCAAGTTTCCAGCTGGACGCCTTTGGCACCACATTCATTTTGGACCTTACTTTGAACAa TGATCTGCTCTCTTCAGATTATATGGAAATCCACTATGAGAAAGACAAGCCCGTTCTCTCCAGG ggTGGGGAACACTGCTACTACCATGGCCGCGTGAGAGGAAAAGAAGACTCCCGTGTAGCTTTATCCACCTGCGACGGGCTTCA TGGGATGTTTGATGACGGTGATTTTGTCTATCTCATCGAGCCTCTGAAACAGACTCACACCATG GAAACAGAAGCACGACCCCACACTTTGCGCCGAACATCTTCGCTCCATGTGACCTCTCTCCCAGGTGACTGGG CTGCTGATGACccatttgaggaaaaagaagaGGTGAAACGTATTTTTGCTAGCATGCCTTGGCTAAAGAGAAGGAGGAAAAGAGCT ATGCCGCGTAACGTTTTTGAGGAAATGAAGTATCTGGAAATAATGATTGTCGCTGACCACAAAACG TTTAAAAGGCATAAGAGTAAAAAGCATACCAGGAACTTTGCCAAATCAGTTGTCAACTTTGTAGATGCT ATTTTTAAGGAGCAGCTGAACACGCGTGTGGTATTAGTTGCTGTGGAGATTTGGACTGACAGGGACCGGATTCCGCTGAGCGTGAAACCATTGGAAATGTTACGAGATTTTTCAAAGTATAGACAACAGAACATTAACATCAATGCTGATGCCGTGCACCTCTTCAC GAATGTGACGTTTCATTACGGTCGGAGCGGTGTTGCGTATATTGGTGGTGTGTGTTCCAGAGAAAGAGGAATTGGTGTTAATGAG TTTGGTAGCACATGGACAATGGctgcctctctctctcagagCTTAGCACAGAATCTGGGTATCCAATGGGATCCTCTGACCAGGAGGA AGGAGTGCGGCTGCATGGAGTCATGGGTGGGATGTATAATGGAAGACACTGG AGTGCAACACCCGCGCAGGTTTTCCAAATGCAGCATTACTGACTACAGGAACTTTCTTCTAAGAGGTGGTGCTTCATGTCTGTTTAACAAACCCAACAAG CTCTTTGAGGCTACAGAATGTGGGAATGGTTATGTGGAAGTGGGAGAGGAGTGTGACTGTGGGGCTCGAATg GAGTGCTATAAAGACTGCTGTAAAAAATGTTCTTTGTCTAATGGAGCGCACTGCAGTGACGGCCCCTGCTGCAACAACACATGCCTG TTCTACCCACGCGGATACAGCTGTCGATATGCTGTGAATGATTGTGACATATCAGAGACTTGTTCAGGAGACTCAGGACAG TGCCCTCCTAATCTTCATAAGCAAGATGGCTACTCTTGTCAGCTCAATCAG GGTCGCTGTTACAGTGGTGAATGTAAGACCCGGGACAGTCAGTGCAAATACATCTGGGGTCCAA AGGCTGGAGGGTCAGAAAAGCACTGTTATGAGAAGTTAAACACAGAGGGGACAGAAAAAGGGAACTGTGGGAGAGATGGAGACAAATGGGTGCCCTGCAGCAAACA TGATGTGTTCTGCGGGTACCTGCTGTGCTCTAACATTGGGAGAATCCCAAGGATCGGGACCCTGAAAGGCGACGTCACTCCCACCACATTTAACCATCAGGGGCGACTGGTGGATTGCAG TGGGGGACATGTGCTGTTGGATGATGACACTGATCTAGGGTATGTTGAAGATGGTATGCCATGTGGCCCCTCGATGATGTGCCTTGAACAGAAATGTCTACCCATCTCCTCCCTGAACCTCACAGCCTGTCCGTCTGGCCCAGGTGGCCGAGTCTGCTCTTCTCACGGC GTGTGCAATAATGAAGCAACCTGCACCTGTGATGCTACATGGGCAGGAACTGACTGCAGCATGCACGACCCCCCAAAAGAGCCGCCCGTCATCGAGGACCCAGGTCCCAAGG GTCCTAGCGCCACCAACCTTATCATAGGCTCCATCGCAGGGGCCATCCTGATGGCAGCCATAGTGCTGGGGGGGACGGGATGGGGATTTAA AAATGTCAAGAAAAGACGATATGACCCTAACGCCAGTGCCATCTAA